Proteins encoded in a region of the Verrucomicrobiota bacterium genome:
- a CDS encoding UxaA family hydrolase codes for MTSEAETPVKAFVIDRRDNTATALESIRKGERILFVGDSNMKCLIAIEDIRAEHKLALRPISKDSAVVKYGMPIGHATRPIAAGEWIHLHNCGSNYDERSNHLDTESGAPSDIDYV; via the coding sequence ATGACATCTGAGGCAGAAACACCGGTAAAGGCATTCGTAATCGATCGACGAGACAATACTGCAACAGCATTGGAATCTATCCGTAAAGGCGAAAGAATTTTATTTGTTGGGGATTCGAACATGAAGTGCCTGATCGCCATTGAAGACATTCGAGCGGAACACAAATTGGCTTTGAGACCGATATCGAAGGATTCAGCCGTAGTAAAATACGGCATGCCGATAGGTCATGCCACCCGACCTATTGCTGCGGGAGAATGGATACACCTGCATAACTGTGGGAGCAACTATGACGAGCGCTCCAACCACTTGGATACCGAATCAGGTGCTCCTTCTGATATCGATTATGTCTAA